A part of Silvimonas soli genomic DNA contains:
- a CDS encoding integration host factor subunit beta has product MTKSELISKLTSRYPQLVTKDAELAVKTILDAMGKSLAQGQRIEIRGFGSFDLNYRPPRVGRNPKSGSRVEVPEKFVPHFKAGKELRERVDELL; this is encoded by the coding sequence ATGACGAAGTCCGAACTCATATCGAAACTCACCTCCCGCTACCCGCAACTGGTGACAAAAGATGCTGAGTTGGCCGTCAAGACCATTCTCGATGCGATGGGCAAGAGCCTGGCTCAAGGTCAGCGCATCGAGATCCGTGGCTTTGGCAGCTTTGACCTCAACTATCGCCCGCCGCGAGTGGGGCGCAATCCGAAATCAGGCTCTCGAGTCGAAGTTCCGGAAAAATTTGTGCCACATTTCAAAGCAGGCAAGGAATTGCGCGAGCGCGTAGACGAGCTCCTGTGA
- a CDS encoding LapA family protein → MRYVYGLLKLIVFVVLLGFAMRNGASTSLRFFAGYEWTAPLSMILLVFFVVGVALGLLASFTRVVRMRRELVSLRKELRVRAAAPVATAEAVAVEPPRDAF, encoded by the coding sequence ATGCGTTATGTCTACGGGCTCCTCAAACTGATTGTGTTTGTTGTGTTGTTGGGATTCGCCATGCGCAATGGTGCGTCAACATCACTGCGTTTCTTTGCGGGCTATGAATGGACCGCCCCGCTTTCCATGATTTTGCTGGTGTTCTTTGTGGTCGGCGTGGCATTGGGTTTGCTCGCTTCATTCACGCGTGTCGTGCGTATGCGGCGCGAGCTGGTTTCTTTGCGCAAAGAATTGCGTGTCCGGGCAGCCGCGCCGGTGGCGACTGCCGAAGCCGTGGCTGTTGAACCACCGCGCGATGCATTCTGA
- the lapB gene encoding lipopolysaccharide assembly protein LapB, with translation MVDSQYWWLIAFPAFFALGWLAARIDIKHVLSETRSLPAAYFKGLNYLLNGETNRAVEVYVEVARHHVETVELQFTLGHLFRRRGELERAIRMHQKLLARPELNVAQRQQAQFELAQDFMAAGLFDRAEAILTELQHTDYARQARTELLGVYQQEKAWRKAIEIAQQLRDDSHTYQHEIAQFHCELAEQAIARSQPDDARVELEAALTANRQCARARSLQGEMAIQAGEATIAIECWLAIETQDPHYLALIARPLLAAYDGMNRAEEGTRLMVRLLSQYPDLDVLDLTYERLMTQKGMDDAYAFVRERLRSHPTMPGLRRVLETHLLVAPDDQKADLEIIVKLLNEATREQSMYYCSHCGFKARQYFWHCPACTEWETFAPVRGQRSRNPQ, from the coding sequence ATGGTAGATTCCCAATATTGGTGGTTGATTGCGTTTCCAGCCTTTTTTGCTTTGGGCTGGCTGGCTGCACGCATTGATATCAAACACGTTTTATCTGAAACACGTTCTTTGCCGGCCGCTTATTTCAAAGGGCTCAATTACCTGTTGAATGGCGAAACCAATCGTGCGGTTGAGGTATACGTAGAAGTTGCCCGCCACCACGTGGAAACGGTAGAACTGCAATTTACGCTGGGGCATCTGTTTCGCCGTCGCGGTGAACTGGAGCGGGCAATTCGCATGCACCAGAAATTGCTGGCCCGCCCCGAATTGAATGTCGCCCAGCGACAGCAAGCGCAATTTGAATTGGCGCAGGACTTTATGGCCGCCGGTTTGTTTGACCGCGCCGAAGCGATTCTCACCGAGTTGCAACACACCGATTATGCGCGCCAGGCGCGTACCGAATTGCTCGGCGTTTATCAGCAGGAAAAGGCATGGCGCAAAGCCATTGAAATCGCCCAGCAATTACGTGATGACAGCCATACATATCAGCATGAAATTGCCCAGTTTCACTGCGAACTGGCGGAGCAAGCGATCGCTCGCTCGCAACCAGACGACGCACGTGTCGAACTTGAAGCGGCATTGACTGCCAATCGCCAGTGCGCGCGTGCCCGTTCCCTGCAAGGGGAAATGGCCATTCAGGCGGGCGAGGCGACGATAGCCATCGAATGCTGGCTGGCCATTGAAACACAGGATCCGCATTATCTGGCGTTGATCGCCCGTCCGTTGCTGGCTGCCTATGACGGAATGAATCGCGCCGAAGAAGGTACACGCCTGATGGTGCGGCTGTTAAGCCAATACCCAGATCTGGATGTGCTTGATCTGACTTACGAGCGACTCATGACCCAGAAGGGCATGGACGACGCCTACGCTTTCGTGCGCGAGCGTTTGCGCAGCCATCCGACCATGCCGGGTTTGCGGCGTGTGCTTGAAACGCATTTACTGGTTGCGCCCGACGATCAGAAGGCCGACCTGGAAATTATTGTCAAACTGCTGAACGAGGCTACACGTGAGCAGTCGATGTATTACTGTAGTCATTGCGGGTTTAAGGCAAGGCAGTATTTCTGGCACTGTCCGGCCTGCACGGAGTGGGAAACATTCGCTCCTGTGCGTGGCCAACGCAGTCGCAATCCGCAATAA
- the pyrF gene encoding orotidine-5'-phosphate decarboxylase has product MLHDPKIIVALDYADAASALAFADRVTPQQCRLKVGKELFTSAGPAVVEGLVDRGFEVFLDLKFHDIPNTVAHACKAAARLGVWMVNVHALGGRKMMETTREALEALPQRPLLIAVTVLTSMDAGQLAEVGLPSPELQVERLARLTQSSGLDGVVCSAQEAGRLKTLCGADFKLITPGIRPANAALDDQSRVMTPQAALAAGSDYLVIGRPITQSVDPLATLQQINQSIKEA; this is encoded by the coding sequence ATGTTGCATGACCCCAAAATCATTGTTGCCCTCGATTACGCCGATGCCGCCTCGGCGCTGGCATTTGCTGACCGCGTAACGCCGCAGCAATGCCGCCTGAAAGTGGGCAAAGAATTGTTCACCAGTGCCGGTCCGGCGGTGGTCGAAGGCCTGGTTGATCGCGGATTTGAAGTCTTCCTGGATCTCAAATTTCACGATATTCCGAATACCGTAGCGCATGCCTGCAAGGCAGCGGCGCGTCTGGGGGTGTGGATGGTGAACGTCCACGCGCTGGGCGGACGCAAAATGATGGAAACCACGCGTGAAGCGCTGGAAGCCTTGCCGCAAAGGCCGCTTTTGATTGCCGTCACTGTTCTCACCAGCATGGACGCCGGGCAACTGGCTGAAGTCGGTCTGCCCTCACCCGAATTGCAAGTCGAGCGGCTTGCCCGGTTGACCCAGTCCAGCGGCCTGGATGGCGTGGTGTGTTCGGCACAGGAAGCGGGCCGCCTCAAGACCTTGTGCGGCGCCGATTTCAAGCTGATTACGCCGGGTATTCGCCCGGCCAATGCCGCGCTGGATGACCAAAGCCGGGTGATGACACCGCAGGCCGCGCTGGCAGCCGGCTCAGACTATCTGGTGATTGGCCGGCCAATCACGCAAAGCGTAGATCCTTTGGCTACGCTGCAACAAATCAATCAATCGATCAAGGAAGCCTGA
- a CDS encoding UDP-glucose dehydrogenase family protein: MKISVVGTGYVGLVTGACLAEYGNDVVCLDLDQRKIDLLRSGGIPIFEPGLDDIVARNVEAGRLRFTTDINESVEHGTVQFIAVGTPPGEDGSADLQYVLSAARNIGRAMTDYKVIVDKSTVPVGTAGKVKEAIAEELAKRGLTLEFSVASNPEFLKEGAAIEDFMRPDRIVVGAEDDRAIRIMRTIYQPFQRNHERMLVMDIRSAELTKYAANAMLATRISFMNELANLAEKLGADIELVRKGIGSDPRIGYSFLYPGAGYGGSCFPKDVKALCRTANEYGMDLKVLTAVEEVNDEQKGLLVKKVTKRFGEDLKGHHFAVWGLAFKPKTDDMREAPSLVVIDGLLKRGATVSAFDPVAMNEAKHTLGDSIVYGKTFMDVLDNADALLIVTEWKEFQVPDFNAIKARLKQPIVFDGRNLFEPSVVREHGFEYDAIGRL, encoded by the coding sequence ATGAAAATCTCAGTGGTTGGTACTGGCTATGTGGGCTTGGTAACTGGCGCCTGCCTTGCCGAGTATGGCAACGACGTGGTGTGTCTTGATCTGGACCAACGCAAGATCGACCTGCTGCGCTCGGGTGGTATACCGATTTTTGAACCGGGCCTGGACGATATCGTCGCGCGCAATGTGGAAGCAGGGCGCCTGCGTTTCACTACCGATATCAACGAATCAGTCGAGCACGGCACCGTGCAGTTTATCGCCGTGGGCACGCCGCCCGGCGAAGACGGCTCGGCTGATCTGCAATACGTACTGTCTGCCGCGCGCAATATTGGCCGCGCCATGACTGACTACAAAGTGATTGTCGACAAATCGACCGTGCCGGTTGGTACTGCGGGCAAGGTGAAAGAAGCTATCGCTGAAGAACTGGCCAAGCGCGGTCTGACGCTGGAATTCAGCGTGGCCTCGAACCCGGAATTCCTCAAGGAAGGCGCTGCGATTGAAGACTTCATGCGCCCGGACCGCATTGTGGTCGGCGCTGAAGATGATCGCGCCATCCGTATCATGCGCACCATTTATCAGCCGTTCCAGCGCAATCATGAGCGCATGCTGGTGATGGATATCCGTTCCGCCGAACTGACCAAGTACGCCGCCAATGCCATGTTGGCGACGCGGATTTCGTTCATGAACGAACTGGCCAATCTGGCGGAAAAGCTGGGAGCCGATATCGAACTGGTGCGCAAAGGCATTGGCTCGGACCCGCGCATTGGTTACAGCTTTCTGTATCCGGGTGCTGGCTACGGCGGCTCGTGTTTCCCCAAGGACGTGAAGGCATTGTGCCGCACGGCCAACGAATACGGCATGGACCTGAAAGTGCTAACCGCCGTGGAAGAGGTCAATGACGAGCAAAAAGGTCTGTTGGTCAAGAAGGTCACCAAACGCTTTGGCGAAGACCTGAAGGGTCACCACTTCGCAGTTTGGGGGCTGGCATTCAAGCCCAAGACCGACGATATGCGTGAAGCACCGAGCCTGGTGGTGATTGATGGCTTGCTCAAGCGTGGCGCCACGGTCAGTGCCTTCGACCCTGTGGCCATGAACGAAGCAAAGCATACGCTGGGCGATTCCATCGTCTATGGCAAGACCTTCATGGATGTACTGGACAACGCCGATGCGCTGCTGATCGTCACTGAATGGAAAGAATTCCAGGTGCCGGATTTCAACGCCATCAAGGCGCGCCTGAAGCAGCCAATCGTATTTGATGGCCGTAATCTGTTTGAACCTTCTGTCGTACGTGAACACGGATTTGAATATGACGCCATCGGCCGCCTCTGA
- the rfaE1 gene encoding D-glycero-beta-D-manno-heptose-7-phosphate kinase: protein MTPSAASETSQSALREAMSRARVLVVGDVMLDRYWFGDVKRISPEAPVPVAHIRKTEERAGGAANVARNIAALGGKATLLGVVGQDEAGDTLERLMQEEGVATSLYRDPDIATTVKLRVLARQQQLLRIDFEEAPSHEILATKLDDFCRMLPDTDVVILSDYGKGGLHHVFDMIAAARVAGKPVLIDPKGEDYSRYRGATLITPNRSEFRQVAGEWRDEADLVAKAQSMREQLDLDALLVTRSEEGMTLFRKQGVAHMPTVAREVFDVSGAGDTVIGTMGLMLAAGLDLPQAMQWSNLAAGIVVGKLGTAVCHLDELFTQKAS, encoded by the coding sequence ATGACGCCATCGGCCGCCTCTGAGACATCCCAAAGCGCGCTGCGCGAGGCGATGAGCCGTGCTCGCGTGCTGGTTGTGGGTGACGTCATGCTGGACCGCTACTGGTTCGGTGACGTCAAACGTATTTCGCCGGAAGCGCCGGTGCCAGTGGCGCACATCCGCAAGACTGAGGAGCGAGCCGGTGGTGCAGCTAACGTGGCGCGCAATATCGCCGCGCTGGGCGGTAAGGCAACGTTGCTCGGTGTGGTCGGACAGGACGAAGCGGGCGATACACTTGAACGTCTGATGCAGGAAGAGGGCGTGGCGACGTCGCTTTATCGTGATCCGGATATTGCCACTACCGTGAAGTTGCGGGTATTGGCACGCCAGCAGCAATTGCTGCGAATCGATTTCGAAGAGGCGCCCAGCCACGAAATCCTGGCGACCAAGCTGGATGATTTCTGCCGCATGCTGCCAGACACCGACGTGGTTATCTTGTCCGACTACGGCAAGGGCGGCTTGCACCATGTATTCGACATGATTGCTGCGGCTCGTGTGGCGGGCAAGCCAGTACTGATTGATCCGAAAGGTGAGGACTATTCGCGCTACCGCGGTGCCACGCTGATTACGCCGAATCGCTCGGAGTTTCGTCAAGTGGCCGGTGAATGGCGTGATGAAGCGGACTTGGTGGCCAAAGCGCAATCCATGCGCGAGCAACTGGATCTGGACGCATTGCTGGTTACCCGTAGCGAAGAGGGCATGACGCTGTTCCGCAAGCAGGGTGTGGCGCACATGCCAACAGTGGCTCGCGAGGTGTTTGACGTGTCGGGTGCGGGCGATACCGTGATCGGCACCATGGGCTTGATGCTGGCCGCTGGCCTGGATTTGCCGCAAGCAATGCAATGGTCGAATCTGGCTGCAGGCATTGTGGTCGGTAAACTGGGCACGGCAGTTTGCCATCTGGACGAGTTGTTTACCCAAAAGGCGAGCTGA
- a CDS encoding sensor domain-containing diguanylate cyclase: MSTNINPTDVARETLKQLSIRRISPTPDHYEEIFHSIAGTPEEERLNPLARVLEEKLAQLPRQSPELLRNLDQFRRAIRAGDWERAPELIFKCVDLQGGQAQLTRSWADLLREFMRQWELRNPAYPTSRKQDSLEKVLINFGADPAALNEKLDGLVRSWTETSGGSIDPVDRVEEVLPAGAIAPIMEVAENNPSLANWEEWREALAQALDLGLAARLTHHPDLAIDASSLAREVEGVLTENDLRKFVPRLKKFWIRLELTNGQEERLCDGLLNLLRLLTDNIGEIIVDEEWVHGQIAVVQNIMSQPLDMRLIYDAEAGLKEVIYKQSVLKQGLREAQTSLKSVLTSFIDRLGTIADSTDQYHTRINRYSDQIERSNNLADLKDVLDNLTQDTRSMKLDVVRTRDELLESRAEADAAQARIQQLENELRSVSEKVREDQLTGALNRRGLEESIVIEAARAQRHGSPLALVLLDLDDFKRLNDSRGHSAGDKALIHLVAVVKSLLRPTDRIARYGGEEFVLLLPETSLTEGSAAMLRLQRELTRRFFLHNNEKILITFSAGVTLLQPGEPGNWAIDRADAAMYRAKKAGKNRVEIEHPPAPGATA; the protein is encoded by the coding sequence ATGAGCACCAATATAAACCCGACCGATGTAGCACGGGAAACGCTAAAGCAGCTCTCCATTCGCCGTATTTCGCCGACACCGGACCATTACGAAGAAATCTTTCACAGCATTGCGGGTACTCCGGAAGAAGAGCGCCTTAATCCATTAGCACGGGTGCTGGAAGAAAAACTGGCGCAATTGCCACGGCAATCCCCCGAATTACTACGCAATCTGGATCAGTTCCGCCGCGCCATTCGCGCCGGAGACTGGGAGCGCGCGCCAGAACTGATTTTCAAATGCGTGGACCTGCAAGGCGGGCAGGCCCAACTGACACGCAGTTGGGCCGATTTATTACGCGAATTCATGCGCCAGTGGGAACTGCGCAATCCAGCCTATCCCACCAGTCGCAAGCAGGATTCGCTGGAAAAAGTACTTATCAACTTCGGTGCCGACCCTGCCGCGTTGAATGAAAAACTGGATGGCTTGGTCCGCTCCTGGACAGAAACTTCTGGCGGGTCGATCGACCCGGTCGATCGGGTTGAAGAAGTCCTTCCAGCCGGTGCAATTGCACCAATCATGGAAGTCGCCGAAAACAATCCCAGTCTGGCCAATTGGGAAGAATGGCGCGAAGCCCTGGCCCAGGCGCTTGATCTGGGGCTGGCAGCACGTTTGACGCATCATCCCGATCTGGCCATTGACGCATCATCGTTGGCGCGCGAAGTTGAAGGTGTGCTAACCGAGAATGACCTGCGCAAGTTTGTGCCACGCCTGAAAAAATTCTGGATCCGGCTAGAGCTCACCAACGGCCAGGAAGAGCGCTTATGTGACGGCTTGCTCAATCTATTGCGCCTGCTGACCGACAATATTGGCGAGATCATCGTCGACGAAGAATGGGTGCACGGGCAAATCGCCGTGGTGCAAAACATCATGTCGCAACCGCTGGACATGCGACTGATCTATGACGCCGAAGCGGGTCTGAAAGAGGTGATCTACAAGCAAAGCGTGCTCAAGCAGGGCCTGCGTGAAGCACAGACCTCACTCAAGTCCGTCTTGACCTCTTTCATCGACCGGTTGGGCACCATTGCCGACAGCACCGACCAGTATCACACCCGGATCAACCGTTACAGCGATCAGATCGAACGCAGCAATAATCTGGCGGATTTGAAAGACGTTCTGGATAACCTGACCCAGGATACGCGCTCAATGAAGCTGGACGTGGTACGTACCCGCGATGAATTGCTGGAATCCCGCGCCGAGGCTGATGCAGCCCAGGCGCGGATTCAACAACTGGAAAATGAACTGCGCTCAGTTAGCGAGAAGGTTCGTGAAGACCAGCTTACCGGTGCTTTGAATCGTCGCGGGCTCGAAGAAAGCATTGTCATTGAGGCTGCCCGCGCCCAGCGCCACGGCAGCCCGCTGGCGTTGGTGCTACTTGATCTGGACGACTTCAAACGCCTGAATGACAGTCGTGGGCATAGCGCCGGTGACAAAGCGCTGATTCACCTCGTGGCGGTGGTCAAATCCCTGCTGCGCCCCACTGACCGCATTGCCCGCTATGGCGGTGAGGAATTCGTCTTGTTGCTGCCGGAAACCAGTCTGACGGAGGGCTCTGCCGCCATGCTGCGCCTGCAACGCGAACTGACTCGCCGCTTTTTCCTGCACAACAACGAAAAGATATTGATTACCTTCAGTGCTGGCGTGACGCTATTGCAGCCGGGTGAGCCCGGCAATTGGGCGATAGACCGCGCTGACGCGGCAATGTACCGCGCCAAAAAAGCCGGCAAAAACAGGGTGGAAATCGAGCATCCGCCAGCACCAGGTGCCACTGCCTGA
- the rplI gene encoding 50S ribosomal protein L9 — protein MQIILLEKVANLGGLGDVVKVKDGFARNFLIPQGKAKRATDANLKEFEARRADLEKAQADILVAAQARAEKLQGASVTISQKAGVDGRLFGSVGNTDIAEAFTAAGFEVKKFEVRLPDGAFKAIGEYDVSLALHHDVVVEVKVTVVGEQ, from the coding sequence ATGCAAATCATTCTGCTCGAAAAAGTAGCAAATCTGGGTGGCCTGGGCGATGTGGTCAAAGTTAAAGACGGCTTTGCCCGTAACTTCCTGATCCCGCAAGGCAAAGCCAAGCGTGCAACCGACGCCAACCTGAAAGAATTCGAAGCACGCCGTGCTGACCTGGAAAAAGCGCAAGCTGATATCCTGGTTGCCGCACAAGCCCGTGCCGAGAAGCTGCAAGGCGCTAGCGTTACCATCAGCCAGAAGGCTGGTGTTGACGGTCGCCTGTTCGGTTCCGTTGGCAACACCGACATTGCTGAAGCGTTCACCGCTGCTGGCTTTGAAGTGAAGAAATTTGAAGTTCGTCTGCCGGATGGCGCTTTCAAAGCCATCGGTGAATACGACGTTTCCCTGGCTCTGCACCACGACGTGGTTGTTGAAGTCAAGGTTACCGTTGTTGGCGAGCAATAA
- the rpsR gene encoding 30S ribosomal protein S18: MSRHLFKRKKFCRFTAEGIKEIDYKDTALLKDFIAENGKIIPARITGTKAKYQRQLSAAIKRARYLALLPYTDLH, translated from the coding sequence ATGTCTCGCCACCTTTTCAAGCGCAAGAAGTTTTGCCGCTTTACCGCTGAAGGCATCAAAGAAATCGACTACAAGGACACCGCGCTCCTGAAAGATTTCATTGCTGAAAACGGTAAAATCATTCCAGCACGTATTACTGGCACCAAAGCCAAATACCAACGCCAACTGTCTGCAGCAATCAAGCGCGCTCGTTACCTCGCGCTGCTGCCGTACACCGATCTGCACTAA
- the priB gene encoding primosomal replication protein N, which translates to MTKSNRVLLNGTLIEMQALRITPAGIPILELVLLHESEQLENEMPRRVTLEAPARASGPTAQALSKLQIGQQVRVAGFLVSMGQKLRRRLVLHIEQYELLN; encoded by the coding sequence GTGACGAAAAGCAACCGGGTACTTTTAAACGGCACCCTGATTGAAATGCAGGCCCTGCGCATTACGCCAGCAGGCATCCCGATTCTGGAACTGGTTTTGTTGCATGAATCGGAGCAACTGGAAAATGAAATGCCCCGGCGGGTAACGCTGGAAGCACCGGCCAGAGCCTCTGGCCCTACTGCTCAGGCATTAAGCAAACTGCAAATTGGTCAACAAGTCAGAGTCGCAGGCTTTTTGGTAAGCATGGGACAAAAACTTCGCCGCCGGCTCGTGTTGCATATCGAACAGTACGAATTGTTGAATTAA
- the rpsF gene encoding 30S ribosomal protein S6, with amino-acid sequence MRHYEIVFIVHPDQSEQVPAMIERYKSLIATGNGTIHRLEDWGRRQLAYPIQKIHKAHYVLLNVEIGQETLDELEHAFKFNDAVLRHLTTKMEHAVTEASPMMKEEKSKSLSAPAQEDQAV; translated from the coding sequence ATGCGACATTACGAAATTGTATTCATCGTGCACCCTGATCAAAGCGAGCAAGTGCCCGCAATGATCGAGCGCTACAAATCCCTGATCGCGACCGGCAACGGCACGATCCACCGCCTGGAAGATTGGGGCCGCCGTCAACTGGCTTACCCTATCCAGAAAATCCACAAGGCTCACTACGTTCTGCTGAACGTCGAAATCGGCCAGGAAACCCTGGACGAACTCGAACACGCCTTCAAGTTCAACGACGCCGTACTGCGCCATCTGACTACCAAGATGGAACACGCAGTGACTGAAGCTTCCCCGATGATGAAGGAAGAGAAGTCCAAGTCGTTGTCCGCTCCGGCACAGGAAGACCAAGCCGTTTAA
- the fdxA gene encoding ferredoxin FdxA codes for MTYVVTDACVKCKYTDCVDVCPVDCFREGPNFLVIDPDECIDCTLCVAECPVEAIYAEDDVPADMQAYIPLNAELAKLWPAIVEKKDPQPDHETWAGVTDKIDQIER; via the coding sequence ATGACCTATGTTGTCACCGACGCCTGTGTCAAATGCAAGTACACCGACTGCGTTGATGTTTGCCCGGTAGATTGCTTTCGCGAAGGCCCGAACTTCCTGGTGATTGACCCGGACGAGTGCATCGACTGCACGTTGTGCGTGGCCGAATGCCCGGTTGAGGCCATCTATGCCGAAGATGACGTTCCGGCCGATATGCAGGCTTATATTCCGCTCAACGCAGAACTGGCCAAGCTGTGGCCAGCCATCGTCGAGAAGAAAGATCCGCAACCAGACCACGAAACCTGGGCTGGCGTAACCGACAAGATCGACCAGATCGAACGCTAA
- the gluQRS gene encoding tRNA glutamyl-Q(34) synthetase GluQRS — MFSLNSTVAAHRSVAFTVDHAAPNGYRGRFAPSPTGVLHAGSLLAAVASYLDARANGGQWLVRMEDLDGPRCIPGAAERILQQLDSWGMHWDGEVVYQSQRTALYQDALSILQDGGHVYPCSCTRKEIASVAHAGVDGPVYPGTCRNGLKPGAKARAWRVRVPQSGVISFTDRIQGAQLQALAEEVGDFVLQRADGLFAYQLAVVVDDALQGITHIVRGADLLDSTPRQQYLQQLLNCPSPEYAHIPVLVNYKGEKLSKQTLAPEVLSENPVPVLWNALLLLGQNPDPALLSACLQDFWSSAVNKWDLRSVPVGRRVQSDGRLYE; from the coding sequence ATGTTTTCGCTGAATAGCACTGTTGCTGCGCATCGATCCGTTGCCTTCACGGTCGACCATGCAGCGCCAAACGGCTATCGCGGGCGGTTTGCGCCCAGCCCGACTGGCGTGCTGCATGCCGGTTCGCTGCTCGCCGCAGTTGCCAGTTATCTCGATGCGCGCGCCAACGGCGGGCAATGGCTGGTGCGCATGGAAGATCTCGATGGGCCGCGTTGCATTCCCGGCGCTGCCGAGCGGATCTTGCAGCAACTCGACAGCTGGGGAATGCATTGGGACGGAGAGGTGGTCTACCAGAGTCAGCGCACTGCCTTGTACCAGGACGCTTTGAGCATTCTGCAAGATGGCGGGCATGTATATCCGTGCAGTTGCACCCGCAAAGAAATTGCCAGCGTGGCGCATGCCGGGGTGGACGGCCCCGTTTATCCGGGCACTTGCCGCAACGGACTCAAGCCGGGCGCCAAGGCACGGGCATGGCGGGTCAGGGTGCCCCAATCTGGTGTGATTTCTTTTACCGACCGGATTCAGGGTGCGCAGCTGCAGGCATTGGCCGAAGAGGTTGGTGATTTTGTATTGCAGCGGGCTGACGGATTGTTTGCATATCAATTGGCCGTGGTGGTCGACGATGCGCTGCAAGGCATAACACATATTGTCAGAGGCGCTGATCTGCTTGATTCGACCCCCCGTCAGCAATACTTGCAGCAATTACTCAATTGCCCGTCTCCTGAATATGCGCATATCCCGGTACTGGTTAATTACAAGGGCGAAAAGCTTAGCAAGCAAACCCTCGCACCCGAGGTGTTGTCAGAAAATCCGGTTCCGGTGCTTTGGAATGCACTTTTGTTGCTGGGACAAAATCCGGATCCGGCTCTCCTTTCTGCCTGTTTACAGGATTTCTGGTCGTCTGCCGTGAACAAATGGGATTTGCGTTCAGTGCCCGTCGGGCGTCGGGTTCAATCCGATGGTCGGCTGTATGAGTGA